TTTAAATTATTCCTCGATTTAAGTATTGTTTACCTCTTGCAATGGTCACAGTGGGAGAACCTGCCAGCTGATTCTCGTGTGAGAGTGTGGCACGACCTGCAGCCTGTGGTTCAGAATCTGCCACTGGCCCAGACTCGATACAAACCACTTCGACCTGTGGAGACTGAGCTCTTGTCTCAAAATTTTCCGCTACCTCTGGTACCAGTTTTGCAAACTTGGGCTGTGGATCGATCTCTGTCACCCACAGTCCCAGGCATTGGGCCTAATCTTCCAGACTTCAGGTGTGAGGATCAGGGTAGACCACAGTGTCGTGAACATTTATTTGCCAATAAAGATCCTCATTTTCGTGAAGCACAGTTTGTGGTTTCAGGTCAGCTCTTACCACAAGAGCATATGTTTACAGTACCTGCTGCACTGCGGAATCACGAGTCTAGATTCTTGGCAAAAGAACTGCGTTGTGAGTTTGGCTTCGAGACTTCAGAACATTTGCAGCTGCAGGAAGTTAGTTACATGATAGTGAAACGATCACAGCACGGACACACAAAAAACAACTTGGATCGAGACCAGGAAAACAGGTACTTCACTTCGGACCATCGACACAATCGTGAAATAGGATACAGTGAGCCAGAACCCCTTCAGCTCCATCAGTCAAGATATATGGATTTGGATCGGCTGTCACCTCGAGATGAGAGAGATACGGTTTGGGATCGGCTGTCATCTCGAGACAAGATACCTACAGTGTGGGATCGTCTATCACCTCAGGGTAAGAAGTATATGGCGTCCGATGGGCTGTCACCTCAGGGTAAGAGGTATAAAGCTTCCAGTTGGGTATCACCTCGAGGTAATAGGTGTGAAACTTCCAGTCGAGTGTCACCTCAAGGTAAGAGGTATAATGCTTCAGATTCACTGTCATCCCGAGATAAGAGGTGTAAATATTCCAATTGGCTGTCATCTCACGATGAAAGGCACATGCCTTCGGACCGGCTCTCACCTCGAGATGGAAAGTACACACCTTTAGACCATATGTCACACCGAAATGGGAGGCACATGGTTTCAGAGCAGCGATCGCCCCGAGACGGGAGGTACGCGGCTTCGGATCGGCTGTTGCCTCGAGGTGGGAGGGACGTGGCTTCGGATCGACATTTGCCTCGGGATGGGAGGGACGTGGCTTCGGATCGACATTTGCCTCGGGATGGGAGGGACGTGGCTTCGGATCGACATTTGCCTCAGGATGGGAGGGATGTGGCTTCCGATCGACATTTGCCTCGGGATGGGAGGGATGTGGCTTCCGATCGACATTTGCCTCGGGATGGGAGGGATGTGGCTTCCGATCGACATTTGCCTCGGGATGGGAGGGATGTGGCTTCCGATCGGCTGTCACCTCGGGACAGGAGGTACGCGGCTTCGGATCGGCTGTCGACGCGGGATTCGAGGTATGCGGCTTCAGATCAGCTGTCGTCCTGGGATGGGAGGTATGCGGATTTGGATCGGCTGTCACCCCAGGAGTCGAGGTACACAGCTTCAGATCGACTGTCGCCCCGGGATTCGAGGTACGCGGCTTCAGATCGGCTGTCGCCCCGGGATTCGAGGTACGCGGCTTCAGATCGGCTGTCGCCCCGGGATTCGAGGTACGCGGCTTCAGATCGGCTGTCGCCCCGGGGTTCGAGGTACGCGCCTTCGGATCGGCTGTCGCCCCAGGATGCGAGGTACGCGGCTTCAGATCGGCTGTCTCCCCGGGATTCGAGGTACGCGGCTTCAGATCGGCTGTCGCCCCGGGGTTCGAGGTACACGGCTTCGGATCGGCTGTCGCCCCAGGATGCGAGGTACGCGGCTTCAGATCGGCTGTCTCCCCGGGATGCGAGGTACGCGGCTTCAGATCGGCTGTCTCCCCGGGATGCGAGGTACGCGGCTTCAGATCGGCTGTCGCCCCGGGATTCGAGGTACGCGGCTTCAGATCGGCTGTCGCCCCGGGGTTCGAGGTACGCGGCTTCAGATCGGCTGTCGCCCCGGGGTTCGAGGTACGCGCCTTCGGATCGGCTGTCGCCCCAGGATGCGAGGTACGCGGCTTCAGATCGGCTGTCTCCCCGGGATTCGAGGTACGCGGCTTCAGATCGGCTGTCTCCCCGGGATTCGAGGTACGCGGCTTCAGATCGGCTGTCGCCCCGGGATTCGAGGTACGCGGCTTCAGATCGGCTGTCGCCCCGGGGTTCGAGGTACACGGCTTCGGATCGGCTGTCGCCCCGGGATGCGAGGTACGCGGCTTCAGATCGGCTGTCGCCCCGGGATTCGAGGTACGCGGCTTCGGATCGGCTGTCGCCCCGGGGTTCGAGGTACGCGGCTTCGGATCGGCTGTCGCCCCAGGATGCGAGGTACGCGGCTTCGGATCGGCTGTCGCCCCAGGATTCGAGGTACGCGGCTTCGGATCGGCTGTCCCGGGATTTGAGGTACATGGCTTCGGATCGGCTGTCGCCCCTGGTTTCGAGGTATGAGGGTTATGATCAACAGTCACTTCGAGATAAAAGTTACACGACTTCTGATTGGTCTTCGTCTTGTGATCCTAGGCACAAAGTTTCAGAGCAGCCACCATCTCGTGATTGGTACCTCCCTTCAAATCAGTCACTGTCTTCTAGTTCTGGGTACATTACTCCAATCCAGGAGAAATCCCCAAATTCGAAGTGGAGAGGCTCAGTTCAACAATCCTCCAGTGATTCCAATTCTGTAGGTCCGCATGAGTCACTGTTCCAGGAATCCACATTCCGAGACAGAAATCAGGTGCAGTACAATGAAGGTAGATTTGTGGAATCTAGACTGAGAATGTCAGCTTACCCACTACGCAGGGAATTTGATGATACAGTTTCTCACACGCTACGTTCACAGGAAAACAGATTTTAAAGTTCAGATGTCCTGTTCCAGCAATCTGTCATATTATAAATTCTTTTCTCTTGAGATCTTTGGGGCTAACTGGTAGACATTCAGTGATACAAGCACTTACTGTTGGAGGTGAATTTGTATCAAAAATGTAACATTCCAGTTTGTGGAGAGTTTAACCAGTATTGCATAAATCATTGTAACATTTAGTTACCCTTCTATATTTAGGGCAGGACAACATTTATAACTCTTTCAGCTCTACATCTGCCTATAATTCACAACATTGTTTGGAATTAAACTTTGAAGTGAGTTTGAAAGGCTTCAGGTTTAAATTCTGTTAAAAGGAGTGCCTCTGCTATTCGTAGCAGGCCTGTCCATTTGCAAGTTCTTTAAACAGGTTTGAAGTGTGTTTTGTTTCATTTGTCTGTCAGAAATGTTTCTGATTTTGTGACTAATTTTGTATGCTGTATGTTatataaagaaaggaaaaagttgGAACTACTTCAAATGTTTTTGTACACATCTAGTGATGTCCTATTATTTATGCCAGAGTGAATGTTTAAATGTGAGTTTGGTGTGCAGGGAATTTGGTAAACCAAATAACTAAAAAATgcacttatttgtgtgtgtgtgtgtgtgtgtgtgtgtcctgtttcatttcagcagttgtTATTCAAAATAAGtactttgaaactggaacttttttttttcccccagaatATAATTTTGTATAAATTTGTAGAACTTGAAATAAAATACTTGATCAATGTGTGTGTTTCCTTAATCATGGAGTACTGCTTCGGAGGAATTGAAGAGATCAGTGGAAGAAATTGCTAGCTAAGCCACAAGTGAATTTAACAGTGTATGATGCAGTTAGAAGCACGGCAGGAGGATCAATGCAATCCTCACTAAATTGAGAATTAAGCATTTTCTTCTGCCGACACCTTCAATTGTCAAGGATAAGTCACAACTTTCTATTTATTCAAAAGATTTACTCTtttcaacaaatacattttttgggTAGTTGCACTGTCATGGAGCACTGGTATGGTTAATAAACAGGCACTGCTTATGTTGTGACTGTAATCGGAGTAGTCTTCTCTGACAGTAATATAACTGCGAAACTGATCTGTGACCACGTGAGGCTCAATATAGTGTCACCCATTGAAGCACATGAAGAAGAAAATGGTCAAAATAACACGGGCTAGTACGGGTGGTGtcgcctgacccatctcgtcgtgttctgtggcattctgtgaaccattctgtacACCCCCATTGCACTGCCAAAACATTTTGTCCCACATAaggagcaatttcccggatggaggCATCATCTCTCATACCAATAATACgcactctttcaaactcactgatgtgacAGTACGGTTCGCGTATACATATATGAAGCATTCTGTATGTCTACTCAAGTCACAGTACtgcattaccttcagtttatagcaaCAATGAGAGCAGCAGGTGCATTTTATCGGTAGATGGTATTGCACCGTGATATCAGTGTTAACCTGAATCCtgtgggccgacatggttcaaatgctattcatttctgcagaacatactattgtacatgtcctttgaatatgaacgtcctgtttCTAGGCATtgaagattctctctctctctctctctctctctctctctctgtgtgtgtgtgtgtgtgtgtgtgtgtgtgtgtgtgtgtgtgtgtgtctactgtgacttaccaaatgggaaagtgctggtagatagacacaataaaaaacagaaacacacacacaaaaatttcaagctttcacaacctgaggttgcttcatcaggaaagagggaaggcgagggaaagatgaaaggatgtgggttttaagggagagggtaaggagtcattccaatcccgggagcggaaagacttaccttggggggggggaaaggacaggtacacactcgcgcgcgcacacacgcacgtaTCCATCTGCTcacatacagacacaggcagacatgtgtaaatgcaaagaggttgggcagagatatcagtcgaggcggaagtacagatgcaaagatgttattgaatgacaggtgatgtacgaggtgtggcaacttgaaattagcggaggttgaggcctggtgggtaatgggaagagagaatatattgaagggcaagttcccatctctggagttctgataggttggtgtcagtgggaagtatccagataacccggacggtgtaacactgtgccaagatgtgctggccgtgcaccgaggcatgtttagccacaggatgatcctcattaccaacaaacactgtctgcctgtgtccattcatgcgaatggacagtttgttgctggttattcccacatagacggcttcacagtgtaggcaggtcagttggtaaatcacgtgggtgctttcacacgtggctctgcctttgatcgtgtacaccttccgggttacaggactggagtaggtggtggtgggagggtgcgtgggacaggttttacaccgggggcagttacaagggtaggagccagagggtagggaaggtggtttggggatttcatagagatgaaccgagaggttacgaagattaggtggacggcggaaagacactcttggtggagtggggaggattttgtgaaggatggatctcatttcagggtaggatttgaggaagttgtatccctgctggagagccacattcagagtctggtccagtcccagaaagtatcctgtcacaagtggggcacttttggggttcttctgtgggaggtttgaggggatgaggaagtggctccggttatttgcttctgtaccaggtcgggagggtagttgcgggatgcgaaagctgttttcaggttgttggtgtaatggttcaaggattggggactggagcagattcgtttgccacgaagacctaagctgtagagaagggaccgtttggtatggaatgggtggcagctgtcataatggaggtactgttgcttgttggtgagtttgatgtggacggacgtgtgaagctcgccattggacaggtggaggtcaacgtcgaggaaagtggcgtgggatttggagtaggaccaggtgaatttgatggaaccagaggagttgaggttggagaggaaattctggagttcttcttcactgtgagtccagatcatgaagatgtcatcaataaatctgtaccaaactttgggttggcaggcctgggtaaccaagaaggcttcctctaagcgacccaaaAATAGGTTCGCATACgaggggggccatcctggtaccgatggctgttccctttaattgttggtatgtctggccttcaaaagtgaagaagttgtgagttaggatgaagctggctaaggtaatgaggaaagaaatTTGTACAATTATGAAATGGGACCCACCTGGATAGGCACACACTTtagtatacagggctattacaaatgattgaagcgatttcataaattcactgtagctccattcattgacatatggccacgacacactacagatacgtagaaaaactcaaagatttgttcggctgaagccgcacttcaggtttctgccgccagagcgctcgagagcgcagtgagacaaaatggcgacaggagccgagaaagcttatgtcgtgcttgaaatgcactcacttcagtcagtcataacagtgcaacgacacttcaggacgaagttcaacaaagatccaccaactgctaactccattcggcgatggtatgcgcagtttaaagcttctggatgcctctgtaaggggaaataaaCGGGTCGGCccgcagtgagtgaagaaacggttgaacgcgtgcgggcaagtttcacgcggaagtcgacgaataaagcaagcagggagctaaacgtaccacagccgatggtttggaaaatcttacggaaaaggctaaagcagaagccttaccatttacaattgctacaagccctgacacccgatgacaaagtcaaacgctttgaattttcggcggggttgcaacagctcatggacagctcagtgtgaaacttgttttctgtgatgaagcaacattttttcttaatggtgaagtgaacagacacaatgtgcgaatctgggtggtagagaatcctcacgcattcgtgcagtaaattcgcaattcaccaaaagttaacatgttttgtgcagtctcacggtttaaagcttacggcccctttttcttctgcgaaaaaaacgttacaggacacgtgtatctggacatgctggaaaattggctcatgccacaactggagacagacagcgccgacttcatctttcaacaggatggtgctccaccgcacttccatcttcatgttcggcatttcttaaacaggagattggaaaaccgatggatcggtcgtggtggagatcatgatcagcaattcgtgtcacggcctccacgctctcccgacttaaccccatgcgatttctttctgtggggttatgtgaaagatctagtgtttaaacctcctctaccaagaaacgtgctagaactgcgagctcgcatcaacgatgctttcgaactcattgatggggacatgctgcgccgagtgtgggaggaacttgattatcggcttgatgtctaccgaatcactaaaggggcacatatcgaacatttgtgaatacctaaaaaaactttttgagtttttgtatgtgtgtgcaaagcattgtgaaaatatctcaaataataaagttattgtagagctgtgaaatcgcttcaatcatttgtaataaccctgtagtactTCAGAGATTTGCGGGGATGTGTTAGCCCCAGACAGTATCTGTGCCCAGCGGGTTAATGGTGAAGGCCAGTGATAGTCTGGATGCAGTTTCTAGGTGCTGCCTGAGTCCTGTTTCAATTACGtgattaacaaatgttttgaaaacaTTCTCaccagatgcagacagttgggtacACAAATTCTGTCAGAGGGGTGAAGGAGTGGTCACAGGGaggccaccctctaccactaacattgtgCAATCCAAGCTAACATGCCACCCCCTGTGGACAAACAGTACAAAGGCGAGGAAGCAGAGTCTGAAAATAACAAAATACTAGGTTCtacttgagaaatgaaataaatgagagatgagatagtgaaggcagcaggggataaaataaaataggtaaaaagacaaggcctggtaGAAATCTGTGGATAACACGAGAGATATTGAATTGctgaaaagagaaaatttaaaaatgaagcaggtgaaaggaaataaaaatgtttaaaaaatgagattgacaggaagttcaaaatggctaacggctaggaatggctagaggacacgtGTTCGGACACGGAAGCATATTTCGCTACGGAAAAGGTAGGTACCGTCTACAGGGaagttaaagaggcctttgggaaaAAGAGAAGTAGGTGTAAGAatgtcaggagctcagatggaggagcagttataagcaaagaaggaaaagatgAGATGTGGAAGGAGTGTATGTGGGGTTTGTGcaggggagatgaacttgaaagcagtgTTATAGACAGGGaattggatgtagatgtaaatgagataGGAGGTataatactgcaagaagaatttgatacTGCTCTCcaggatctaagtcgaaacaaggctcctgggGGTAGGTGATACTCCATCAGAattactgattgccttgggagagccagccatgacgaaactctcccatctggtgtgcaaggtgtACGAGGCAGGTGAAATAACCACCGACTTTCAGAATGTagtgattccaattccaaagaaatcaattGCTGACatctgtgaaaattaccaaactatcagtttattactcatggttgcaaaatactaacatgaattctgtacAGAAGTATGGATAAACTGCTCAAGcagacctcaaggaagatcagtttggattctggagaaatgtacgagcacacgaggcaatactggcaCGACGACTTACCTGAGACCTCAGGTtagggaaagacaaacctacgtatgatttgtagacttacagaaagcttttgacaatgttaacaggaatattctcttagaaattctgaaggtagcaggggtaagatacagggagcaaagggctatttacaacttgtacagaaaccagacaacagttataagagtcaagggtgaTGAAAAGGAAGccctggttgagaagggagtgagacagggttgtagcctgtcccaatTTTTTCAGTCTgtccattgaacaagcagtaaaggaaaccaaagaaaaatcaggagtaggaattaaagttcagagaaaagaaataaaagctttgaggtttgctggtgacattgtaattttgtcagacagcaaagaacctggaagagcagttgaactgaatggacagtgtcgaaaggaggatataagatgaacttcaaaaaaggataatggaatgtagtcaaattaaatcagatgatactaagggacttagatgaggaaatgaggcacttaaagtaggagataggttttgctatttgggtagcaaaataactgatgatggccaaagtagagtggatataaaatgtagactggtaatggcaagaaaagcatttgtgaagaTGATGCAGGATGGACTGTTGTTTCTgaggaagagacatttgttaacatgaaatatagatttaagtgtaaggaagtctttctTGAAGATATATGTCTGTAGtatagccttgtatgtaagtgaaatattgatgataaacagtttagagaaaaaggaaatacaagctttcaaaatgtggaacTACAAAAGaacattgaagattagatgggtcagtcacataattaatgaggtactgagtagaactgtTGCAgcaagaaatttgtgatacaacttgactaaaagaagagagttCTGAGAAACCAAGttatcgccagtttagtattggagggaagtgtgggggtaacaagtttagagggagaccaagagatgaatacagtaagcagatacagGACGACGCAGGTTGCCATAGTGactgataaagaagcttgcacagggtggagtagcatggagaactgcatcaaatcagtcttcgtactgaagaccaccaccaccacaacaacaagttGACGAAGATGTAGTTTTAATGAGCACAGGTATTGCCAAAGATCACACAGAATTTTTCAGAAAGGAAAATTTTCTAATTGGAATAACTAAGAAACTAACAGGTTACATAAGTAGCAGTATACATTGTGGGAAACTGAAAAAATGGTGCTGCAAAACTATGGTACTGGATGctggaaataaaattatttatacactactggccattaaaattgctacaccaagaagaaatgcagatgataaacgggtattcattggacaaatatattatactagaactaaaatgtgattacattttcacgcaatttgcgcacgtagatcctgagaaatcagtacccagaataaccacctctggctgtaataacagccttgatacgcctgagcattgagtcatacagagcttggatggcgtgtacaggtacagctgcccatgcagcttcaacacgataccacagttcgagagtagtgactggcgtattgtgatgagccagttgctcggccatcattgaccggacgttttcaattggtgagagatctggagaatgtgctggccagggcagcagtcgaacattttctgtatcgagaaaggcccgtacaggacctgcaacatgccgtcgtggattatcctgctgaagtgtagggtttcgcagggatcgaacgaagggtagagccacaggtcgtaacacatctgaaatgtaacgtccactgtccaaagtgccgtcaatacgaacaagaggtgaccgagacgtgtaaccaatggcaccccataccatcacgccggatgataagccagtatggcgatgacgaatacacgcttccagtgtgcgttcaccgcgatgtcgcccaacacggatgtgaccatcatgatgctgtaaacagaacctggattcatccgaaaaaatgacgttttgccattcgtgcacccaggttcggcgtcgAGTACACCATAACAGGCGCTCCTCtctctgatgcagcgtctagggtaaccgcagccacggtctccgagctgatagtcggtgCTGTTACAAATGTCGTCagactgttcgtccagatggttgttgtcttgcaaacgtcgccatctgttgactcagggatcgatccgttacaaccatgccgataagatgcctgtcatctcgactgctagtgatacgaggccgttaggatccagcacggc
This sequence is a window from Schistocerca nitens isolate TAMUIC-IGC-003100 chromosome 11, iqSchNite1.1, whole genome shotgun sequence. Protein-coding genes within it:
- the LOC126213483 gene encoding uncharacterized protein LOC126213483 isoform X41; this translates as MCGDLLGEREMSGIVKEVMDKLREAENSVGVEDGNGKTEQKMEKECGESGKFGAVVELETDGKEADVGREKLKKERWSRAQKLQRKIMQVEAALKLEIAKVEQKKQKLEGIALRCETSNGEGDRKDTFVAEEQLKKMRLSGAQRRKMKKMMARAAGERVLTKSEQKKRKLEEVTPNYEIGNGEAKKVTSTVQNEAPVLSVPPVYTDRQLRRFQCKLKAKKFKTNTDGGKAPVLSVPLVSTKKRVKRLKRKLKSGKPHDTTKTSTKFVSGGIIGGNTNASATEEVTGGNAYVPVTEQVNKRRKNVLSRTAAAGGTKQHVTAGQKRKRKRQKQRDITKTFIKFLSGGFTGGNDNAPVTEKVDEYSTGVSDREAQGEEETAGSMRLAVVPVGFPDVKMTEEQAEMVWAALTNMIDPSESEELVQFSAMQYENGGLAITCTDRATKVWLRKTVPKLVPWIGACLTVGQADLTLKGTKFILSLPKAMKGRSDEEVLDLFQKQNKGISTTKWKVCSRLTEADERERLTLWVDEKSFQDLKARDFKLFLDLSIVYLLQWSQWENLPADSRVRVWHDLQPVVQNLPLAQTRYKPLRPVETELLSQNFPLPLVPVLQTWAVDRSLSPTVPGIGPNLPDFRCEDQGRPQCREHLFANKDPHFREAQFVVSGQLLPQEHMFTVPAALRNHESRFLAKELRCEFGFETSEHLQLQEVSYMIVKRSQHGHTKNNLDRDQENRYFTSDHRHNREIGYSEPEPLQLHQSRYMDLDRLSPRDERDTVWDRLSSRDKIPTVWDRLSPQGKKYMASDGLSPQGKRYKASSWVSPRGNRCETSSRVSPQGKRYNASDSLSSRDKRCKYSNWLSSHDERHMPSDRLSPRDGKYTPLDHMSHRNGRHMVSEQRSPRDGRYAASDRLLPRGGRDVASDRHLPRDGRDVASDRHLPRDGRDVASDRLSPRDRRYAASDRLSTRDSRYAASDQLSSWDGRYADLDRLSPQESRYTASDRLSPRDSRYAASDRLSPRDSRYAASDRLSPRDSRYAASDRLSPRGSRYAPSDRLSPQDARYAASDRLSPRDSRYAASDRLSPRGSRYAASDRLSPRGSRYAASDRLSPRGSRYAASDRLSPQDARYAASDRLSPQDSRYAASDRLSRDLRYMASDRLSPLVSRYEGYDQQSLRDKSYTTSDWSSSCDPRHKVSEQPPSRDWYLPSNQSLSSSSGYITPIQEKSPNSKWRGSVQQSSSDSNSVGPHESLFQESTFRDRNQVQYNEGRFVESRLRMSAYPLRREFDDTVSHTLRSQENRF
- the LOC126213483 gene encoding uncharacterized protein LOC126213483 isoform X1, whose product is MCGDLLGEREMSGIVKEVMDKLREAENSVGVEDGNGKTEQKMEKECGESGKFGAVVELETDGKEADVGREKLKKERWSRAQKLQRKIMQVEAALKLEIAKVEQKKQKLEGIALRCETSNGEGDRKDTFVAEEQLKKMRLSGAQRRKMKKMMARAAGERVLTKSEQKKRKLEEVTPNYEIGNGEAKKVTSTVQNEAPVLSVPPVYTDRQLRRFQCKLKAKKFKTNTDGGKAPVLSVPLVSTKKRVKRLKRKLKSGKPHDTTKTSTKFVSGGIIGGNTNASATEEVTGGNAYVPVTEQVNKRRKNVLSRTAAAGGTKQHVTAGQKRKRKRQKQRDITKTFIKFLSGGFTGGNDNAPVTEKVDEYSTGVSDREAQGEEETAGSMRLAVVPVGFPDVKMTEEQAEMVWAALTNMIDPSESEELVQFSAMQYENGGLAITCTDRATKVWLRKTVPKLVPWIGACLTVGQADLTLKGTKFILSLPKAMKGRSDEEVLDLFQKQNKGISTTKWKVCSRLTEADERERLTLWVDEKSFQDLKARDFKLFLDLSIVYLLQWSQWENLPADSRVRVWHDLQPVVQNLPLAQTRYKPLRPVETELLSQNFPLPLVPVLQTWAVDRSLSPTVPGIGPNLPDFRCEDQGRPQCREHLFANKDPHFREAQFVVSGQLLPQEHMFTVPAALRNHESRFLAKELRCEFGFETSEHLQLQEVSYMIVKRSQHGHTKNNLDRDQENRYFTSDHRHNREIGYSEPEPLQLHQSRYMDLDRLSPRDERDTVWDRLSSRDKIPTVWDRLSPQGKKYMASDGLSPQGKRYKASSWVSPRGNRCETSSRVSPQGKRYNASDSLSSRDKRCKYSNWLSSHDERHMPSDRLSPRDGKYTPLDHMSHRNGRHMVSEQRSPRDGRYAASDRLLPRGGRDVASDRHLPRDGRDVASDRHLPRDGRDVASDRLSPRDRRYAASDRLSTRDSRYAASDQLSSWDGRYADLDRLSPQESRYTASDRLSPRDSRYAASDRLSPRDSRYAASDRLSPRDSRYAASDRLSPRGSRYAPSDRLSPQDARYAASDRLSPRDSRYAASDRLSPRGSRYTASDRLSPQDARYAASDRLSPRGSRYAASDRLSPRGSRYAPSDRLSPQDARYAASDRLSPRDSRYAASDRLSPRDSRYAASDRLSPRDSRYAASDRLSPRGSRYTASDRLSPRDARYAASDRLSPRDSRYAASDRLSPRGSRYAASDRLSPQDARYAASDRLSPQDSRYAASDRLSRDLRYMASDRLSPLVSRYEGYDQQSLRDKSYTTSDWSSSCDPRHKVSEQPPSRDWYLPSNQSLSSSSGYITPIQEKSPNSKWRGSVQQSSSDSNSVGPHESLFQESTFRDRNQVQYNEGRFVESRLRMSAYPLRREFDDTVSHTLRSQENRF
- the LOC126213483 gene encoding uncharacterized protein LOC126213483 isoform X33, with amino-acid sequence MCGDLLGEREMSGIVKEVMDKLREAENSVGVEDGNGKTEQKMEKECGESGKFGAVVELETDGKEADVGREKLKKERWSRAQKLQRKIMQVEAALKLEIAKVEQKKQKLEGIALRCETSNGEGDRKDTFVAEEQLKKMRLSGAQRRKMKKMMARAAGERVLTKSEQKKRKLEEVTPNYEIGNGEAKKVTSTVQNEAPVLSVPPVYTDRQLRRFQCKLKAKKFKTNTDGGKAPVLSVPLVSTKKRVKRLKRKLKSGKPHDTTKTSTKFVSGGIIGGNTNASATEEVTGGNAYVPVTEQVNKRRKNVLSRTAAAGGTKQHVTAGQKRKRKRQKQRDITKTFIKFLSGGFTGGNDNAPVTEKVDEYSTGVSDREAQGEEETAGSMRLAVVPVGFPDVKMTEEQAEMVWAALTNMIDPSESEELVQFSAMQYENGGLAITCTDRATKVWLRKTVPKLVPWIGACLTVGQADLTLKGTKFILSLPKAMKGRSDEEVLDLFQKQNKGISTTKWKVCSRLTEADERERLTLWVDEKSFQDLKARDFKLFLDLSIVYLLQWSQWENLPADSRVRVWHDLQPVVQNLPLAQTRYKPLRPVETELLSQNFPLPLVPVLQTWAVDRSLSPTVPGIGPNLPDFRCEDQGRPQCREHLFANKDPHFREAQFVVSGQLLPQEHMFTVPAALRNHESRFLAKELRCEFGFETSEHLQLQEVSYMIVKRSQHGHTKNNLDRDQENRYFTSDHRHNREIGYSEPEPLQLHQSRYMDLDRLSPRDERDTVWDRLSSRDKIPTVWDRLSPQGKKYMASDGLSPQGKRYKASSWVSPRGNRCETSSRVSPQGKRYNASDSLSSRDKRCKYSNWLSSHDERHMPSDRLSPRDGKYTPLDHMSHRNGRHMVSEQRSPRDGRYAASDRLLPRGGRDVASDRHLPRDGRDVASDRHLPRDGRDVASDRLSPRDRRYAASDRLSTRDSRYAASDQLSSWDGRYADLDRLSPQESRYTASDRLSPRDSRYAASDRLSPRDSRYAASDRLSPRDSRYAASDRLSPRGSRYAPSDRLSPQDARYAASDRLSPRGSRYAASDRLSPRGSRYAASDRLSPRGSRYTASDRLSPRDARYAASDRLSPRDSRYAASDRLSPRGSRYAASDRLSPQDARYAASDRLSPQDSRYAASDRLSRDLRYMASDRLSPLVSRYEGYDQQSLRDKSYTTSDWSSSCDPRHKVSEQPPSRDWYLPSNQSLSSSSGYITPIQEKSPNSKWRGSVQQSSSDSNSVGPHESLFQESTFRDRNQVQYNEGRFVESRLRMSAYPLRREFDDTVSHTLRSQENRF